A region from the Streptomyces tsukubensis genome encodes:
- a CDS encoding helix-turn-helix domain-containing protein: protein MTQRFADILQGLMDNRGLSPRVVSRASARAESTILQLLHGRVLPSPELVKDIAPVLQIDETDLLIMAGLAVRPAERHPEPYRKSAEIGELIAIASSLTDEKFQKLIDAARSLKTEHTH from the coding sequence ATGACTCAACGGTTCGCAGATATCCTTCAGGGCCTGATGGACAACCGTGGACTGTCACCCCGAGTTGTCAGCCGAGCATCGGCGCGGGCCGAATCAACCATCCTGCAATTGCTCCACGGGCGCGTTCTGCCATCACCGGAACTGGTCAAAGACATCGCACCAGTACTGCAGATCGACGAAACCGATCTACTTATCATGGCTGGCCTTGCAGTCAGACCGGCCGAGCGCCACCCGGAACCATATCGCAAATCGGCAGAAATTGGCGAACTGATTGCAATCGCGAGTTCACTGACTGATGAGAAATTCCAGAAACTGATTGACGCAGCCCGCAGCCTAAAGACGGAACATACCCACTAA